The following coding sequences lie in one Streptomyces sp. NBC_00510 genomic window:
- a CDS encoding type II toxin-antitoxin system RelE/ParE family toxin: MSYEVIWEPEALAQAERFAKDDPDGVRQVFAAVDHLAVDPRPDGAFGQADVLRIHIGAYRVMYEISEQQIRVSVIHLGRVR, from the coding sequence GTGAGCTACGAGGTCATTTGGGAGCCCGAGGCCCTCGCCCAGGCAGAACGCTTCGCCAAGGACGACCCCGACGGTGTACGCCAGGTGTTCGCCGCCGTCGACCACCTCGCCGTAGACCCACGCCCCGACGGCGCGTTCGGCCAAGCCGACGTGCTGCGCATCCACATCGGCGCGTACCGCGTGATGTACGAGATCAGCGAGCAGCAGATCCGCGTCAGCGTCATCCATCTCGGACGCGTGCGCTGA
- a CDS encoding pyridoxamine 5'-phosphate oxidase family protein: MPPPSSAGDAYAATDRTVPTRSRERASYDRDLVHAILDADYLCHLGFVRDGAPVVLPTLYARVGERLYVHGSTGSRPLRDASEDTGLPVCLTVTHLDGLVLARSAFHHSINYRSVVVHGVARQVTDPAERSAALDALVDHIVPGRAADSRPANARELAATAVIALDLHEVSAKVRTGGPGDDPEDLTLPHWTGVLPVTRSYGTPEPAHDLDPSIAAPGYLTER; encoded by the coding sequence ATACCTCCCCCGTCCTCCGCCGGTGATGCCTACGCTGCGACTGACCGCACGGTCCCGACCCGCAGCCGCGAGCGCGCCTCGTACGACCGCGACCTGGTGCACGCGATCCTCGACGCGGACTACCTCTGCCACCTCGGCTTCGTCCGCGACGGGGCACCGGTCGTGCTGCCGACCCTCTACGCCCGCGTCGGCGAGCGGCTCTACGTGCACGGCTCCACCGGCTCCCGTCCGCTGCGCGACGCAAGCGAGGACACCGGGCTCCCGGTCTGCCTGACCGTGACGCACCTGGACGGACTCGTGCTGGCCCGGTCCGCCTTCCACCACTCGATCAACTACCGCTCCGTGGTGGTGCACGGCGTGGCCCGCCAGGTCACCGACCCCGCCGAGCGCTCCGCGGCCCTGGACGCCCTCGTCGACCACATCGTGCCCGGCCGCGCCGCCGACTCCCGCCCCGCCAACGCCAGGGAACTGGCCGCCACCGCCGTCATCGCCCTCGACCTACACGAGGTCTCGGCCAAAGTGCGCACCGGCGGCCCCGGCGACGACCCCGAGGACCTGACGCTCCCCCACTGGACGGGCGTGCTGCCGGTGACCCGCTCCTACGGGACGCCCGAACCCGCCCACGACCTCGACCCTTCGATCGCCGCCCCCGGCTACCTCACGGAACGTTGA
- a CDS encoding 2'-5' RNA ligase family protein yields the protein MLSLFSGDVLALVDDRGRVIEEGDLRLKVVNVLHGQARHEGHPRRRQPGRRIARWCSSSSSRLRTAGGRSLEPHLAALVRSGAGFEVSHDKPRAGQTALLATVAEAEPLVGHWRRRFDASASAGIPVHVTVLFPFLDVDLITTAVISDLKVLIGKHSPFTVRFDECRRFPDVLYLAPTPHQPLRLLTETVAARWPEAPPCGGQFTEVIPHLTVAYGQQPRVFDEVEAELAQRLPVTATISSVSLLVSDGENWRHHADFPMLG from the coding sequence GTGCTTTCCCTGTTCAGCGGTGACGTGCTCGCCCTCGTTGACGACAGGGGCAGGGTGATCGAGGAGGGGGACCTTCGGCTGAAGGTGGTCAACGTTCTCCACGGTCAAGCTCGGCACGAAGGTCACCCACGGCGCCGACAGCCCGGCCGCCGCATTGCGCGATGGTGTTCAAGCTCGTCGAGTCGGCTCAGGACCGCCGGCGGGCGGTCACTGGAGCCCCACCTCGCCGCCCTGGTCCGCTCCGGTGCAGGGTTCGAAGTGTCGCATGACAAGCCTCGAGCAGGTCAGACCGCCTTGCTGGCAACCGTGGCAGAGGCCGAGCCACTGGTCGGGCACTGGCGACGCCGATTCGACGCCTCCGCATCGGCCGGGATTCCCGTCCACGTGACGGTGCTCTTCCCGTTCCTCGACGTCGATCTCATCACCACTGCGGTCATCAGTGACCTCAAGGTCCTGATCGGCAAGCACAGCCCCTTCACGGTCCGCTTCGACGAGTGCCGCCGCTTCCCCGACGTGCTTTACCTTGCTCCGACGCCGCACCAGCCGCTTCGCCTGCTGACCGAGACCGTAGCCGCGCGATGGCCGGAGGCGCCGCCCTGCGGGGGACAGTTCACCGAGGTCATCCCGCACCTGACCGTCGCCTATGGGCAGCAGCCCCGCGTCTTCGACGAGGTGGAGGCGGAACTGGCCCAACGACTACCCGTCACGGCAACGATCTCGTCAGTGAGCTTGCTCGTCAGCGACGGCGAGAACTGGCGGCACCACGCCGATTTCCCGATGCTCGGGTGA
- a CDS encoding SsgA family sporulation/cell division regulator, producing the protein MPNQQPDFPTRKRPVRRIRPLRLRADRILIPSLRIPHDAEFCYDEADPLVVSLALHTPEDSVVRWTISRDVLLQGTGEPSGIGDVRLWPSRVRGRQVVLLRLEVHDMSSLFEMNLVQLQKWLEETYRLVPPGTEFDHVNWSTALATLMRES; encoded by the coding sequence GTGCCCAACCAGCAACCAGACTTCCCGACACGCAAGCGCCCCGTACGCCGCATCCGGCCGCTACGCCTACGCGCCGACAGGATCCTCATCCCTTCACTCCGCATCCCTCACGACGCCGAGTTCTGCTACGACGAGGCCGATCCCCTCGTTGTTTCCCTGGCCCTGCACACACCCGAAGACTCCGTCGTCCGCTGGACGATCTCGCGTGACGTGCTCCTTCAAGGAACGGGAGAACCCAGCGGAATCGGGGATGTACGGTTGTGGCCCTCACGTGTCCGTGGCCGCCAGGTGGTACTCCTGCGACTCGAGGTACACGACATGTCAAGCCTCTTCGAGATGAACCTGGTCCAGTTGCAGAAATGGCTCGAAGAGACATACCGGCTGGTCCCACCCGGCACAGAATTCGATCACGTCAACTGGTCCACCGCCCTCGCCACCCTCATGCGAGAGAGCTGA
- a CDS encoding GntR family transcriptional regulator: protein MSGPVIRIDTSSHVPPYEQIRAQLAALITSLRLPEGERLPTVRQLAADLGLAPGTVARAYRELEAASLITSRRGAGTRVASLPLSATAPDPAALAELARRFVTEAGELGADKEIMLEAVREALEQRP, encoded by the coding sequence GTGAGCGGCCCCGTCATCCGGATCGACACCTCGAGCCATGTCCCGCCGTACGAGCAGATCCGCGCGCAACTCGCCGCCCTGATCACCTCGCTCCGTCTCCCGGAGGGTGAGCGTCTGCCGACGGTACGGCAGCTGGCGGCCGATCTGGGCCTGGCGCCTGGAACGGTGGCCAGGGCCTACCGTGAACTGGAAGCCGCGTCCCTGATCACCAGCCGCCGCGGGGCGGGGACACGGGTGGCATCGCTCCCCTTGTCCGCCACCGCTCCGGACCCGGCCGCACTGGCCGAACTGGCTCGGCGGTTCGTCACCGAGGCGGGGGAGCTCGGTGCAGACAAGGAGATCATGCTGGAGGCGGTACGTGAGGCACTGGAGCAGCGGCCGTAG
- a CDS encoding type II toxin-antitoxin system Phd/YefM family antitoxin: MTETTYSIVEARARLGAIAREVSATREPVAITDHGQTVAILVSPADALELQELRALASYRARQARGEDAGVSHEEAYRRIFGEGKA; this comes from the coding sequence ATGACGGAGACGACGTACTCGATCGTGGAAGCCCGGGCTCGCCTCGGTGCCATCGCCCGCGAGGTCAGCGCCACCCGCGAACCGGTCGCCATCACCGACCACGGCCAGACCGTCGCCATACTCGTCAGCCCTGCCGACGCCCTGGAACTGCAGGAACTGCGGGCCCTGGCTTCTTACCGGGCGCGCCAGGCCCGGGGTGAGGACGCCGGCGTTTCGCACGAGGAGGCCTACCGGCGGATCTTCGGCGAGGGCAAGGCGTGA
- a CDS encoding MarR family transcriptional regulator, translated as MSENQPAAQRPTAEADEVSLLLDDQMCFALYAAQRALTNRYRPLLEEFDLTYPQYLVMLVLWEHGALPIKSLGKLLQLDYGTLTPLLKRLQAHGLVRRERQASDERSVQISLTEQGAELRKRAWVVPATIGQVAGLTATEAGNVKALLERLTANVTASQ; from the coding sequence ATGAGTGAGAACCAGCCCGCCGCCCAGCGGCCAACGGCGGAGGCCGATGAGGTCAGCCTGCTCCTCGACGACCAGATGTGTTTCGCCCTGTACGCGGCGCAGCGGGCCTTGACCAACCGCTATCGGCCTCTGCTGGAAGAGTTCGACCTGACCTATCCGCAGTATCTGGTGATGCTGGTGTTGTGGGAGCACGGTGCGCTGCCCATCAAGTCGCTGGGCAAGCTCCTGCAACTCGACTACGGCACCCTGACGCCACTGCTCAAGCGCCTGCAGGCTCACGGGCTGGTCCGGCGCGAGCGCCAGGCAAGCGACGAGCGTTCGGTGCAGATCAGCCTCACCGAACAGGGTGCCGAACTGCGGAAGCGTGCGTGGGTCGTTCCGGCCACGATCGGGCAGGTTGCAGGCCTGACCGCGACGGAGGCGGGGAACGTCAAGGCTCTCCTGGAGCGGCTGACGGCCAACGTCACCGCAAGCCAGTAA
- a CDS encoding AAA family ATPase: MIGSDSSQRDTARALIGRDRDLHTIRELAGLGAEGGALLVSGDAGVGKTAVLDAVAAGAHAEGTRVLRAAGVEFEASCSYSGLNQVLFPFQRELEDLEVPFRKALRVALGFESGSPPQTLMVSNAVLLLLQTVAAGDPLLLVIDDLPWLDQASAAVLGFVARRAAGIRVSFLAASRSVSHSPNGCGVLPEYRLQPLDEKSAADLVARTSPNLVPSAHHRLLTVACGNPLALLELPSAMPATPGPTSGNIPAVLPLSHRLETVFGSRITSLPQSSQRLLLLAALEGVGDLGVLQAASRQTNDGYDLEDLGPAEREHLVHIDEGARRLRFRHPLIRSAVVNNATSSQRRAVHTALAQVLVDQPERRAWHLGEATLEPDESVAALLETAARITLHRGDAIGGMRTLIRAADLTPPGPGRSRRLATAAYIGAEATGALPSAQKLLDDARHTHTDPESSLHAAAAAAVLILNSNSNSNIDAAHTLLVDAIETGTHGYHADNKALIDALHTLALVCFFAARPEPWQPYHRALDKLTPAAPPVLSALGKTFSDPARTGAAAIKELDELVAEPPETTDPAQLQRIGSAALYVDRLADLREAQWRMVRMGRDGGPARRHMAGLIHLILDDYLTGMWDEAAHLADEGIQLCETHRYTGFAWYFHYAKALLAAATGDADAADATAERVIHWATRRKALGAAHYAHHAAGLAALGRGDFAGAYEHATAISPAGHLASHAPHALWATMDLVEAAIRTNRHQEAAAHAHAMREAGITGLSSRHALLTHACTALTATDDNQALDQFAHALAVPGAQRWTFDYARVQLAYGERLRRSRATTESRGPLAAALSAFQHLGAAPWTERAETELRAAGTAKRRPGTTTPHTLTPQELEIARLAASGLTNKQIAERLFLSHRTVGAHLYQIYPKLGITTRGMLRDALEA, encoded by the coding sequence GTGATCGGTAGTGACTCTTCCCAGCGCGATACGGCCCGTGCGCTGATCGGTCGGGACCGCGATCTGCACACGATCCGCGAGCTCGCGGGCCTGGGCGCCGAAGGCGGAGCACTGCTGGTCTCGGGGGACGCCGGGGTCGGGAAGACAGCAGTGCTGGACGCCGTCGCGGCGGGTGCCCACGCCGAGGGCACCCGGGTGCTGCGAGCCGCCGGTGTGGAGTTCGAGGCGAGCTGCAGCTACTCGGGTCTCAACCAGGTCCTGTTTCCCTTCCAGCGTGAGCTCGAGGATCTGGAGGTGCCCTTCCGTAAGGCCCTGCGCGTGGCACTCGGCTTCGAAAGCGGCTCGCCGCCCCAAACGCTGATGGTCTCCAACGCCGTGCTGCTCCTGCTGCAGACGGTCGCGGCCGGAGACCCACTTCTGCTGGTGATCGACGACCTGCCCTGGCTGGACCAGGCCAGTGCGGCCGTCCTGGGTTTCGTAGCGCGCCGGGCGGCCGGCATCCGTGTGAGCTTTCTCGCCGCGTCACGATCCGTATCACACAGCCCGAACGGCTGCGGCGTCCTGCCCGAGTACCGGCTGCAGCCGCTGGACGAGAAGTCAGCTGCCGATCTGGTCGCCCGCACCTCACCAAACCTGGTCCCCAGCGCCCACCACCGCCTGCTGACCGTCGCCTGCGGCAACCCGCTCGCCCTGCTGGAACTGCCGTCCGCCATGCCGGCCACCCCAGGACCAACAAGCGGCAACATCCCGGCCGTACTGCCGCTCAGCCATCGCCTGGAAACCGTCTTCGGCTCCCGCATCACCAGCCTGCCCCAGTCCTCCCAGCGCCTGCTGCTGCTCGCCGCGCTGGAAGGCGTCGGGGATCTCGGCGTCCTGCAGGCCGCCTCACGGCAGACCAACGACGGCTACGACCTGGAAGACCTGGGACCCGCCGAACGCGAGCACCTGGTCCACATCGACGAGGGTGCACGACGGCTGAGGTTCCGCCATCCCCTCATCCGCTCCGCCGTCGTGAACAACGCCACCAGCAGCCAGCGGCGGGCCGTCCACACGGCGCTGGCCCAGGTCCTGGTGGACCAGCCCGAACGCCGGGCCTGGCACCTGGGCGAGGCCACCTTGGAACCCGACGAGAGCGTGGCCGCCCTCCTGGAGACCGCGGCCCGCATCACCTTGCACCGCGGTGATGCCATCGGCGGCATGCGCACCCTGATCCGAGCCGCGGACCTCACGCCGCCCGGCCCCGGACGCAGCCGCCGCCTCGCCACCGCCGCCTACATCGGCGCCGAGGCCACCGGGGCACTGCCCAGCGCCCAAAAACTCCTGGACGACGCACGGCACACCCACACCGATCCCGAAAGCTCCCTGCACGCCGCCGCGGCCGCCGCCGTCCTCATCCTCAACAGCAACAGCAACAGCAACATCGACGCCGCACACACCCTGCTCGTCGACGCCATCGAAACCGGAACCCACGGCTACCACGCCGACAACAAAGCACTCATCGACGCCCTGCACACCCTCGCCCTGGTGTGCTTCTTCGCTGCCCGGCCCGAACCGTGGCAGCCCTACCACCGTGCGCTGGACAAGCTCACACCCGCAGCCCCGCCAGTGCTGTCCGCGCTGGGCAAGACCTTCTCCGACCCGGCCCGCACCGGGGCCGCGGCCATCAAGGAACTCGACGAACTGGTCGCCGAACCACCCGAGACGACCGACCCGGCCCAGCTCCAGCGCATCGGCTCGGCGGCCCTGTATGTCGACCGCCTCGCAGACCTCCGAGAAGCACAATGGCGCATGGTCCGCATGGGGCGAGACGGCGGGCCGGCCCGCCGGCACATGGCCGGGCTGATCCACCTCATCCTGGACGACTACCTCACCGGGATGTGGGACGAAGCCGCGCACCTTGCCGACGAGGGCATCCAGCTGTGCGAGACCCACCGCTACACAGGTTTCGCCTGGTACTTCCACTACGCCAAAGCCCTCCTCGCCGCCGCCACCGGCGACGCCGACGCCGCGGACGCGACCGCCGAGAGAGTCATCCACTGGGCAACACGCCGCAAGGCATTGGGCGCCGCACACTACGCCCACCACGCCGCAGGGCTGGCAGCCCTGGGACGCGGAGACTTCGCCGGCGCCTACGAACACGCCACCGCCATCAGCCCCGCCGGCCACCTCGCCTCACACGCCCCCCACGCACTGTGGGCGACGATGGACCTGGTCGAAGCCGCCATACGCACCAACCGGCACCAGGAGGCCGCCGCCCACGCCCACGCCATGCGCGAAGCCGGCATCACCGGACTCTCCTCACGGCACGCCCTGCTCACCCACGCCTGTACCGCCCTGACCGCTACCGACGACAACCAGGCCCTCGACCAGTTCGCCCACGCCCTCGCCGTACCCGGCGCGCAGCGGTGGACCTTCGACTACGCCCGCGTCCAGCTCGCCTACGGCGAACGACTACGACGCAGCAGGGCCACCACCGAATCCAGGGGGCCGCTGGCAGCAGCACTGTCCGCCTTCCAGCACCTGGGAGCCGCTCCCTGGACGGAGCGCGCCGAGACCGAACTACGCGCCGCAGGCACAGCCAAACGGCGACCCGGCACCACCACACCGCATACCCTCACCCCCCAGGAACTGGAGATAGCCCGGCTGGCGGCCTCGGGCCTGACCAACAAACAGATAGCCGAGCGCCTGTTCCTCTCCCACCGCACCGTGGGCGCCCACCTCTACCAGATCTACCCCAAGCTGGGCATCACCACCCGAGGCATGCTCCGCGACGCCCTCGAAGCCTGA
- a CDS encoding alpha/beta hydrolase, producing the protein MSTLPTLVLVHGAWHGTWCWQPLVEQLPDLDVRTVALPSSGQDPAVLGGLYDDAEAVAKAIAAVGGPTVVVGHSYGGCPVTEAAAAAGNVERVIYLSALMQDAGDSVLSLVGGVYPPFWDVHEEPQGHADHGYFEAAQATHALYNDVEPHLAQQAAAKLGRQSLASVTQPLTQTAWRTIPSTYILCEQDLAIPLPLQEAMATRAQRTVRLHSGHSPFLSQPAELARILRHELTLQPPQR; encoded by the coding sequence GTGAGCACACTCCCCACCCTCGTCCTGGTCCACGGCGCCTGGCATGGCACCTGGTGCTGGCAGCCACTGGTCGAGCAGCTCCCCGACCTCGACGTACGTACCGTCGCCCTGCCCAGCAGCGGGCAAGACCCGGCAGTCCTGGGTGGCCTGTACGACGATGCGGAAGCCGTGGCCAAGGCCATCGCGGCCGTCGGCGGACCGACCGTGGTGGTCGGCCACTCCTACGGGGGATGCCCTGTCACCGAAGCCGCCGCGGCAGCCGGCAACGTCGAGCGCGTCATCTACCTCAGCGCCCTGATGCAGGACGCCGGCGACTCGGTCCTGTCCCTGGTCGGCGGCGTCTATCCGCCGTTCTGGGACGTCCACGAGGAACCCCAGGGCCACGCCGACCACGGCTACTTCGAAGCGGCCCAGGCTACGCACGCGTTGTACAACGACGTCGAACCACACCTGGCACAACAAGCAGCCGCCAAACTCGGCCGCCAATCCCTGGCATCGGTCACCCAACCCCTCACCCAGACCGCCTGGCGCACCATCCCCAGCACCTACATCCTGTGCGAGCAGGACCTCGCCATCCCGCTACCCCTCCAGGAAGCCATGGCCACCCGCGCCCAGCGAACCGTCCGCCTGCACTCCGGCCACAGCCCGTTCCTCTCCCAGCCCGCCGAACTGGCCCGCATCCTCCGCCACGAACTCACCCTCCAGCCACCGCAGCGGTAG
- a CDS encoding sigma-70 family RNA polymerase sigma factor: MGEMDGGSGLIQWTVCGETVLARFERQTMPFLGRLYAAATQMACDADPDDLVQQTYLQAFEAFEMLPEGVNLKVWLFQILTHTALDAFGERNRPGDCAPQPTAEGLQEVSGEQVPVSGEHAARVTQALGLLPEEDVSAALQRLPAEVRIVVYLADVEDFTPADVAETLGIFPGTVRSRLRHGRDLLLETLTAAAHQRGLLN; this comes from the coding sequence ATGGGCGAGATGGATGGTGGCAGCGGTCTGATCCAGTGGACGGTCTGCGGGGAGACCGTGCTCGCGCGGTTCGAGCGGCAGACCATGCCCTTCCTCGGCCGGCTGTACGCAGCCGCAACGCAGATGGCATGTGACGCCGACCCCGACGACCTGGTTCAGCAGACGTATCTGCAGGCCTTCGAAGCTTTCGAGATGCTCCCCGAGGGAGTCAACCTGAAAGTCTGGTTGTTCCAGATCCTCACCCACACCGCGCTCGACGCTTTCGGCGAGCGGAACCGGCCCGGGGATTGTGCCCCCCAGCCCACAGCAGAAGGCCTGCAAGAGGTCTCCGGTGAGCAGGTTCCGGTATCCGGTGAACACGCGGCTCGTGTCACACAGGCGCTGGGCCTGCTACCCGAGGAGGATGTGTCCGCTGCGCTGCAGCGCCTGCCGGCCGAGGTACGAATCGTGGTGTACCTGGCCGACGTTGAAGACTTCACTCCCGCCGACGTCGCGGAGACCCTGGGCATCTTTCCAGGCACTGTGCGATCGAGGCTCCGCCACGGGCGGGATCTTCTCCTTGAAACGCTCACTGCCGCCGCCCATCAGCGCGGGCTGCTCAACTGA
- the msrB gene encoding peptide-methionine (R)-S-oxide reductase MsrB — protein MPYDIEKPDEQWRAELTPSEYQVLRRAATEMPFTGEYTDTKTQGVYSCRACGAELFTSAEKFDSGCGWPSFYDPKDSDAVELAEDRSYGMVQTEVRCARCGSHLGHVFEGEGFATPTDQRYCINSISLRLTTDES, from the coding sequence GTGCCGTATGACATCGAAAAGCCGGACGAGCAGTGGCGCGCCGAACTGACCCCTTCCGAGTACCAGGTCCTGCGCCGCGCCGCCACGGAGATGCCCTTCACCGGCGAGTACACCGACACCAAAACCCAAGGCGTCTACTCCTGCCGCGCCTGCGGCGCTGAACTCTTCACCTCTGCAGAAAAGTTCGACTCCGGCTGTGGCTGGCCCTCCTTCTACGACCCGAAGGACAGCGACGCAGTCGAACTGGCCGAAGATCGGTCCTACGGCATGGTGCAGACCGAGGTCCGCTGTGCTCGCTGCGGCTCGCACCTCGGGCACGTCTTCGAGGGAGAGGGCTTTGCCACTCCGACCGACCAGCGCTACTGCATCAACAGCATCTCGCTGCGCCTGACAACCGACGAGAGCTGA
- a CDS encoding alpha/beta hydrolase, which translates to MPDYLPSQQPVLEPAARQFVEATAAPPFPFDLGPAAGRRTLEKVQAQALEHRDPEVEDSWVAVSGGPKGSVAVRLVRPSQADGPLPAVLYLHGGGWVFGGTRTHDRLVRELAVGARAAVVFPEYSLSPEARYPQALEECYAVARWVTRHGSEHGIDPTRLVVAGDSTGGNLSAALTLLAKERGDVSFRHQVLFYPVTDADFDTRSYHRFAEGYFLRRDVMQWFWDQYTTDEGQRAQITASPLRATEQELAGLPPALVITAEADVLRDEGEAYAEKLRAAGVPVTATRYEATIHDFVMLNALSATQAAREAVAQAVATLRKAFGTEI; encoded by the coding sequence ATGCCTGACTACCTCCCCTCACAGCAACCGGTACTTGAGCCGGCTGCTCGCCAGTTCGTCGAAGCCACTGCCGCCCCGCCGTTCCCGTTCGATCTGGGACCGGCGGCAGGCCGCAGGACGCTGGAGAAGGTGCAGGCGCAGGCCTTGGAGCACCGCGATCCCGAGGTGGAGGACAGCTGGGTCGCGGTTTCCGGCGGGCCGAAGGGAAGCGTCGCGGTGCGCCTTGTGCGCCCGAGTCAGGCCGACGGGCCGCTGCCCGCCGTCTTGTACCTCCACGGCGGCGGCTGGGTCTTCGGGGGCACGCGCACCCACGACCGCCTGGTACGTGAACTGGCCGTCGGCGCACGGGCTGCCGTGGTCTTCCCCGAGTACAGCCTTTCTCCCGAGGCCCGCTACCCCCAGGCGCTGGAAGAGTGCTACGCGGTCGCCCGATGGGTGACCCGCCACGGGAGTGAGCACGGCATCGACCCCACACGACTGGTCGTGGCCGGCGACTCGACGGGCGGCAACCTCAGCGCGGCCCTGACGTTGCTGGCCAAGGAACGCGGTGATGTCTCCTTCCGCCATCAGGTGTTGTTCTATCCCGTCACCGACGCGGACTTCGACACGCGCTCCTACCACCGGTTCGCCGAGGGCTACTTCCTGCGCCGCGATGTCATGCAGTGGTTCTGGGACCAGTACACAACCGACGAAGGGCAACGCGCACAGATCACGGCCAGCCCGCTGCGCGCCACCGAGCAGGAGCTCGCCGGCCTGCCCCCGGCCCTGGTCATCACCGCGGAAGCCGACGTCCTGAGGGACGAAGGCGAGGCCTACGCCGAGAAGCTGCGCGCTGCCGGAGTTCCCGTGACCGCGACCCGCTACGAGGCGACCATCCACGACTTCGTCATGCTCAACGCGCTGTCGGCGACACAGGCGGCCCGCGAGGCGGTCGCCCAGGCCGTGGCCACCCTCCGAAAGGCATTTGGCACCGAGATCTGA
- a CDS encoding NAD(P)/FAD-dependent oxidoreductase: MNETTRTYDVIVIGAGPVGENVAERARAAGLSAVIVERELLGGECSFWACDPSKALLRPVVVQADARRVPGLGRAVAGPLDAGAVLAHRDKMASYWKDEDQVGWLESVGVDLVRGHGRLDGPRTVRVETADRDTVTLSARHAVAVATGTYAAVPALPGLDTVRAWTSREATSAGKVPGRLAIVGGGVVAVEMATAWQALGSEVTLLVAGDGLLQRMESFAGRLVTDGLREAGVDVRFTTSVARLARENGEVQIALADGGHLVADEILFATGRAPNTWDLGLETIGLTPGDWLKVDDTFRVTGVADGWLYAVGDVNHRALLTHQGKYQARIAGAVIGARAGGEVVDDTLWGAHVATADHMAVPQVVFTHPEVASVGMTTHDAVGFGHRIRVVDYDLAHVAGAHQYAEGYRGQARMLVDLDRGTVAGVTFAGPGVAELVHSATVAVAGEVPIDRLWHAVPAFPTISEIWLRLLETHRG; this comes from the coding sequence ATGAACGAGACCACCCGCACTTACGACGTGATCGTCATCGGCGCAGGGCCGGTGGGCGAGAACGTGGCCGAACGCGCTCGTGCCGCCGGGCTGAGCGCCGTGATCGTGGAGCGTGAACTGCTGGGCGGCGAGTGCTCGTTCTGGGCCTGCGACCCCAGCAAGGCGCTGCTGCGCCCGGTGGTGGTGCAGGCTGACGCGCGCCGGGTGCCCGGGCTTGGTCGGGCGGTCGCCGGGCCGCTGGACGCCGGGGCGGTCCTGGCTCACCGCGACAAGATGGCCTCCTACTGGAAGGACGAGGACCAGGTCGGCTGGCTGGAGTCGGTCGGCGTCGATCTGGTCCGCGGCCACGGCCGGCTCGACGGCCCCCGAACGGTCCGCGTCGAGACTGCCGACAGGGACACGGTCACGCTCTCGGCGCGGCATGCCGTGGCCGTGGCCACCGGCACCTACGCGGCTGTGCCCGCGCTTCCCGGCTTGGACACCGTCCGTGCGTGGACCAGCCGTGAGGCGACCAGTGCCGGCAAGGTCCCCGGACGCCTGGCCATCGTCGGCGGCGGTGTGGTGGCCGTCGAGATGGCCACGGCCTGGCAGGCGCTCGGCTCTGAGGTGACCCTGCTGGTTGCCGGGGACGGGCTGCTGCAGCGGATGGAATCCTTCGCCGGCCGGCTGGTGACGGACGGCCTGCGTGAGGCCGGCGTCGACGTCCGGTTCACGACCTCCGTGGCCCGCCTGGCGCGTGAGAACGGCGAGGTCCAGATCGCCCTCGCCGACGGCGGGCACCTGGTGGCGGACGAGATCCTGTTCGCCACCGGCCGGGCCCCCAACACCTGGGACCTGGGGCTGGAGACGATAGGTCTCACCCCGGGCGACTGGCTGAAGGTGGACGACACCTTCCGGGTGACCGGCGTCGCCGACGGCTGGTTGTACGCCGTCGGCGACGTCAACCACCGCGCCCTGCTGACCCACCAGGGCAAGTACCAGGCCCGCATCGCCGGGGCCGTCATCGGGGCGCGTGCGGGCGGCGAGGTGGTCGACGACACCCTGTGGGGTGCGCATGTGGCCACCGCCGACCACATGGCCGTTCCGCAGGTGGTCTTCACGCATCCGGAGGTCGCCTCCGTCGGTATGACCACTCACGACGCCGTGGGTTTCGGGCACCGGATCAGGGTGGTCGACTACGACCTGGCGCACGTGGCGGGTGCCCACCAGTACGCCGAGGGGTACCGGGGTCAGGCCCGCATGCTCGTCGACCTCGACCGTGGCACCGTGGCCGGCGTGACGTTCGCCGGGCCCGGCGTGGCAGAACTCGTGCACTCGGCCACTGTCGCTGTCGCCGGCGAGGTGCCGATCGACCGGCTCTGGCATGCCGTGCCCGCCTTCCCCACGATCAGCGAGATCTGGCTGAGGCTGCTGGAGACCCACCGGGGCTGA